From a region of the Anaeromyxobacter sp. genome:
- a CDS encoding elongation factor G produces MPTPRVTRTFSMLGADGAGKTALVEALLRVGDPKRASPDGSSARLDAEPEEKKRNFTLSLHPESFEEGGRGFHVLDCPGFAAFLTEVEWALQVSDGAMLAISAADGCHNRAERTFDVLAESATPALGVITRLDHEQADFDRALADIETSLKVKAVALQLPIGVGPAARGLVDLLTMKAHLVDPKAWGRYVEAEVPAELKALAEAMRTTLIEAAAESDDELLGKYLEGAPLTEEEITRGLAAGARAQRFLPVAVAAAKAGLGVRQLLDLAVRIFPGPETHPVLGKDLGGHPVERRGDPAAPFSGQVFKTTIDHFTGRVDYVRIFSGTLRPETTLMNPRTRSEERIGHFFRTDGAQTAEVAEAGPGEFVVLMKLKDAHTGDTLCDRDAPIALPAFKQHTRPVSYAVHAKVGDDKAAAALHKLIEEDPSLELARSADTGEMLLQGMGQAHIEVTVERIKRKHGIEVTLALPTPAYLETITVVAKAQGKFKRQTGGHGQFGDAHVELQPLARGTGFEFEDGIVGGTVPRQFIPSVEKGIRNALGSGPLAGYPVVDFRAKLFFGSYHDVDSSDMAFQVAGSMAFKKAMAEARPILLEPIMQLEVRVPEEYVGAVMGDLNSRRAKVQGMEPAARGIIVKATCPHAEAMTYDADLRSLTQGLGYFTMSPSHYDPVPPHIAPKIIERRRADGKVKGVEE; encoded by the coding sequence ATGCCCACTCCCCGCGTGACCCGTACCTTCTCCATGCTGGGCGCCGACGGCGCCGGCAAGACCGCCCTCGTCGAGGCGCTGCTGCGCGTCGGCGATCCCAAGCGCGCCAGCCCGGACGGCTCCTCGGCGCGCCTGGACGCCGAGCCCGAGGAGAAGAAGCGCAACTTCACGTTGAGCCTCCACCCGGAGAGCTTCGAGGAGGGTGGGCGCGGCTTCCACGTCCTCGACTGCCCCGGCTTCGCCGCCTTCCTCACCGAGGTGGAGTGGGCCCTGCAGGTCAGCGACGGCGCCATGCTGGCCATCTCGGCGGCCGACGGCTGCCACAACCGCGCCGAGCGCACCTTCGACGTGCTGGCCGAGTCCGCCACGCCGGCGCTGGGCGTCATCACCCGCCTGGACCACGAGCAGGCCGACTTCGACCGGGCGCTGGCCGACATCGAGACCTCGCTCAAGGTCAAGGCGGTGGCGCTGCAGCTGCCCATCGGCGTCGGCCCGGCGGCCCGCGGCCTGGTGGACCTGCTCACCATGAAGGCCCACCTGGTGGATCCCAAGGCCTGGGGGCGGTACGTCGAGGCCGAGGTCCCGGCCGAGCTGAAGGCGCTGGCCGAGGCCATGCGCACCACCCTCATCGAGGCGGCCGCCGAGTCCGACGACGAGCTGCTGGGCAAGTACCTGGAGGGCGCCCCGCTCACCGAGGAGGAGATCACCCGCGGCCTGGCCGCCGGCGCGCGCGCCCAGCGGTTCCTGCCGGTGGCGGTGGCCGCCGCCAAGGCGGGCCTGGGCGTGCGCCAGCTGCTCGACCTGGCGGTGCGGATCTTCCCCGGCCCGGAGACCCACCCGGTGCTGGGCAAGGACCTGGGCGGGCACCCGGTGGAGCGGCGCGGTGACCCGGCCGCCCCCTTCAGCGGGCAGGTCTTCAAGACCACCATCGACCACTTCACCGGGCGGGTGGACTACGTGCGCATCTTCTCCGGCACGCTGCGCCCCGAGACCACCCTGATGAACCCGCGCACCCGCTCGGAGGAGCGCATCGGCCACTTCTTCCGCACCGACGGGGCCCAGACCGCCGAGGTGGCGGAGGCCGGCCCCGGCGAGTTCGTGGTGCTCATGAAGCTCAAGGACGCCCACACCGGCGACACCCTGTGCGACCGCGACGCGCCCATCGCGCTGCCCGCCTTCAAGCAGCACACCCGGCCGGTCTCCTACGCGGTGCACGCCAAGGTCGGCGACGACAAGGCCGCGGCGGCGCTGCACAAGCTCATCGAGGAGGACCCCTCGCTGGAGCTGGCCCGCTCGGCCGACACCGGCGAGATGTTGCTGCAGGGCATGGGGCAGGCCCACATCGAGGTCACCGTGGAGCGCATCAAGCGCAAGCACGGCATCGAGGTGACCCTGGCGCTGCCCACCCCGGCCTACCTGGAGACCATCACCGTGGTGGCCAAGGCGCAGGGCAAGTTCAAGCGGCAGACCGGCGGCCATGGGCAGTTCGGCGACGCCCACGTGGAGCTGCAGCCGCTGGCGCGCGGCACCGGGTTCGAGTTCGAGGACGGCATCGTGGGCGGCACCGTGCCGCGCCAGTTCATCCCGTCCGTGGAGAAGGGCATCCGCAACGCCCTGGGCTCCGGCCCGCTGGCCGGCTACCCGGTGGTGGACTTCCGGGCCAAGCTCTTCTTCGGCAGCTACCACGACGTGGACAGCTCGGACATGGCCTTCCAGGTGGCCGGCTCGATGGCCTTCAAGAAGGCCATGGCCGAGGCCCGCCCCATCCTGCTCGAGCCCATCATGCAGCTCGAGGTGCGGGTGCCCGAGGAGTACGTCGGCGCGGTCATGGGCGACCTCAACAGCCGCCGGGCCAAGGTGCAGGGCATGGAGCCGGCCGCCCGCGGCATCATCGTCAAGGCCACCTGCCCCCACGCCGAGGCCATGACCTACGACGCCGACCTGCGCTCGCTCACCCAGGGGCTCGGGTACTTCACCATGAGCCCATCGCACTACGATCCGGTGCCGCCGCACATCGCCCCCAAGATCATCGAGCGGCGGCGCGCCGACGGCAAGGTGAAGGGGGTCGAGGAGTAG